In Aspergillus fumigatus Af293 chromosome 2, whole genome shotgun sequence, a genomic segment contains:
- a CDS encoding putative C6 finger domain protein translates to MAYTLQRLEQDIELFRSPSAKLINTLAEECKYSLRRRRLRGKQTIPSCWLDDDSDSDYRPEHDTIDSRRKRASRTKESNRPKKQSRSSEQLIVIMAFSSTIGRAFLAALPMTEEDIPPEHTEQLMQYWNIADSTEESSNSRYSLRKRERQQEGHEQLVDLDEAAAKGCWACRKIHQECSLLEAQFAYPCQKCKDDCIDCELIIPPEWKRACERCKRSGKTCSYSHGETDHIVSCEQCQATETPCIAGPAKGKPPLEPRTKKEKSESCAVPGDSKSIWDTIPPLTAEDEPDDPVTLTPALKNGNIRIIHTSLAHPVNFAYEPPPDGTNPCHWCSNFVYGIMGLGRRAVEVIDFGDGRYVEMNGGHVKDGHEPSRMCVTCALERIHVVNCTRHYIIPLKGYKVDTFDFDAAYNSLIPSPGQLPKQISPWCSLCPNPAFFGCCTLQLVNKYQEPVKQPTSPHARGCGLLLCERCELLMRAYRGNLAKVVAKNDQANAEFGSRADVVYVLPGNDLYRFYTKE, encoded by the coding sequence ATGGCCTATACACTGCAAAGACTTGAACAGGATATTGAGCTTTTTCGGAGCCCAAGTGCCAAATTGATTAACACCCTTGCTGAAGAATGCAAGTATTCATTACGGAGACGACGCTTAAGGGGCAAACAGACCATCCCATCGTGCTGGCTTGACGACGACAGTGATAGTGACTATCGCCCTGAGCACGACACGATCGATTCTAGGCGAAAGCGTGCATCTCGCACAAAAGAATCAAATCGACCCAAAAAACAATCTCGAAGCTCGGAACAATTGATTGTCATCATGGCCTTTAGCTCCACCATTGGAAGAGCATTCCTTGCTGCTCTTCCCATGACTGAGGAAGACATACCGCCTGAACATACCGAGCAGTTGATGCAGTACTGGAATATAGCCGACAGCACGGAAGAATCGTCGAACTCGCGGTACTCGCTTCGGAAGCGAGAACGCCAGCAAGAGGGTCATGAGCAGCTTGTAGACCTGGATGAAGCAGCAGCCAAGGGCTGTTGGGCGTGCCGCAAGATTCACCAAGAGTGTTCACTCCTTGAAGCTCAGTTTGCATATCCGTGCCAAAAATGCAAGGATGACTGCATTGACTGCGAGCTGATTATCCCTCCGGAGTGGAAAAGAGCGTGCGAGAGATGTAAGCGCTCAGGAAAGACATGCTCCTACAGCCACGGCGAAACCGACCACATTGTATCTTGCGAGCAATGTCAAGCAACGGAAACTCCTTGTATCGCCGGCCCAGCAAAGGGCAAACCGCCGCTGGAGCCAAGgacgaagaaagagaaaagcGAGAGTTGTGCAGTCCCTGGTGACTCCAAGTCCATCTGGGACACAATTCCTCCTCTCACAGCGGAAGACGAGCCTGATGACCCAGTCACCCTTACGCCAGCCCTGAAAAATGGCAACATCCGAATTATCCACACTTCCTTGGCCCATCCTGTGAACTTCGCCTATGAGCCACCACCAGACGGCACGAACCCTTGTCACTGGTGTAGCAATTTCGTTTATGGCATCATGGGACTGGGTAGAAGGGCCGTGGAAGTCATCGATTTCGGTGATGGCAGGTATGTCGAGATGAATGGAGGACATGTCAAAGATGGTCACGAGCCTAGTCGAATGTGCGTCACCTGTGCATTGGAGAGAATCCACGTTGTGAACTGCACACGTCACTACATCATCCCTCTTAAAGGGTACAAAGTAGACACCTTCGACTTTGACGCCGCCTATAACAGCCTGATCCCGTCGCCAGGACAGCTCCCGAAACAGATCAGCCCGTGGTGTTCTCTCTGCCCGAATCCGGCATTTTTCGGCTGCTGCACTCTCCAGCTTGTGAACAAGTACCAGGAGCCCGTCAAACAACCAACCTCACCCCATGCGCGAGGATGCGGCTTATTGCTTTGCGAACGGTGCGAATTGTTGATGCGAGCCTACCGTGGGAACCTGGCCAAGGTAGTTGCCAAAAACGACCAGGCAAACGCAGAGTTTGGGAGTCGTGCTGATGTTGTATATGTCTTGCCTGGGAATGACCTTTATCGCTTCTATACTAAGGAGTGA
- the atg17 gene encoding autophagy-related protein 17 has product MSSSESSSVSGGGRPDAGRLPGEEQAMPRLDTLISHLVAAKRSLSSINHVWRANEIVTAARAALEECVVVSARTAFLRRGLNNQLRLLYSVRTEVEEISLRGRSEFAAVLKDLDDADTRLRRTLELLRETIVHPAFRPEGEDPKSLHDFVDERGVEELHAALKSSIDRTTAAQAQLDSSNHAFDDELLSIKEALGTYRTAAKLASSRSSSSASSSSTSNSSLPSISTMPSMLHSLEMHAQEMANLLESLVRHFDLCVTAVKHTEGGGAAAKSITGDMPVGVPVSGRMGSNIEEEINNNLNAPLDPLSNSEYQEMVNVLFKDAAEAEDVVMEIQDRIGEMESVLENVLAQRDALRSIYNATTDIYQHLSSLGSTRLPGYIAQAHNFTQVWHEENDRISGGLADLSDLNSLYNGFLDAYDGLIVEVARRKHVRQRVEKVLRDTRHKLDQLYEEDVTARETFRVEKGDYLPSDIWPEIGREPMRIEFRRISGAKVQAVNLQSPNEQEAITDEQKTANRLAPVESKDGDEIIPDLPRELVEQAFARLKARAKDAT; this is encoded by the coding sequence ATGTCATCCTCTGAATCCTCGTCAGTGTCCGGAGGTGGACGTCCCGATGCAGGGCGGTTGCCAGGCGAGGAGCAGGCGATGCCTCGACTCGATACCCTTATCTCACATCTTGTTGCGGCCAAACGATCCTTGTCGTCAATTAATCATGTGTGGCGAGCCAATGAAATTGTCACAGCCGCTCGTGCTGCATTAGAAGAATGTGTGGTCGTGTCCGCGAGGACGGCCTTTCTCCGTCGGGGGCTTAACAATCAACTGCGGCTGTTGTATAGTGTCCGAACTGAAGTGGAGGAGATCTCCCTTCGTGGACGCTCGGAATTTGCGGCTGTCTTGAAGGACCTCGACGACGCGGATACGCGACTGAGACGCACCTTAGAGCTTCTTCGGGAAACAATTGTCCACCCTGCCTTTCGtcctgaaggagaagatccaaAGAGTCTGCATGACTTTGTTGATGAGCGAGGTGTAGAGGAACTTCATGCAGCTTTGAAGAGCTCAATAGATCGCACCACTGCGGCACAAGCACAACTAGACTCCTCCAACCATGCCTTTGATGACGAGCTCCTGTCTATTAAGGAAGCTCTGGGGACCTATAGGACCGCTGCGAAATTAGCCTCGTCgcgctcctcctcgtctgcatcttcctcgtcgacatcCAATTCCAGCCTGCCCTCCATATCAACCATGCCATCTATGTTGCATTCGCTGGAAATGCATGCACAGGAAATGGCCAACCTACTGGAATCGTTAGTCCGGCATTTTGATCTCTGCGTAACAGCTGTCAAACACACCGAAGGGGGCGGGGCTGCAGCGAAATCTATCACGGGTGATATGCCCGTTGGCGTACCCGTCAGCGGCCGTATGGGCTCAAacattgaagaagagataaaCAACAATCTGAATGCACCATTGGACCCACTAAGCAATTCCGAGTATCAAGAAATGGTGAATGTCCTGTTCAAGGATGCAgctgaagcggaagatgttGTGATGGAGATTCAAGATCGAATAGGCGAAATGGAATCTGTTCTGGAGAACGTATTGGCTCAACGAGACGCTCTTCGGTCCATCTACAATGCCACAACGGACATTTACCagcatctttcttctcttgggTCAACACGCTTGCCGGGCTATATCGCTCAGGCGCACAACTTCACGCAGGTGTGGCACGAAGAGAATGATCGTATAAGTGGTGGCTTGGCAGATCTTTCTGATTTGAACTCACTTTACAATGGCTTCCTTGACGCTTATGACGGTCTGATTGTCGAGGTAGCGCGTCGAAAGCATGTGCGGCAACGCGTCGAGAAAGTCCTCCGTGATACCAGGCACAAGCTGGATCAACTTTATGAGGAAGATGTCACTGCCCGCGAGACATTCCGGGTTGAAAAAGGGGACTATCTGCCATCCGACATATGGCCCGAAATAGGCCGGGAGCCCATGCGGATCGAATTTCGACGGATATCTGGTGCCAAGGTCCAGGCCGTTAATCTACAGAGCCCCAATGAACAAGAAGCTATCACAGATGAACAGAAGACAGCAAATCGCCTTGCTCCAGTGGAAAGcaaggatggagatgagatTATTCCTGATTTGCCAAGAGAACTCGTGGAGCAGGCTTTCGCTCGGCTCAAGGCCAGGGCCAAAGATGCAACATGA
- a CDS encoding serine/threonine-protein kinase RIO1 — protein MSTQTPSTQAASLADGLSPSHTYVPNRGYVNAEGTIPAMAGQDPEVQEVEEDEDEYYDDIFEEELDEEDFTSSNTADLTKAYNRQRKVNELAADPNAPKWTYPKTNTQKPTVNTYASVDDQVKSLTRHAAKIKLDHVQSGLAVRGERGGDRADRATSEQVLDPRTRMILLQMINRNIVAEIHGCLSTGKEANVYHAIWFPDEEEIQHHRAIKVYKTSILVFKDRDKYVTGEFRFRQGYSKSNNRAMVKLWAEKEMRNLRRIYTAGIPCPEPIHLRLHVLVMGFVGNSKGLPAPRLKDVEFDIPEPETRWRELYIELLGYMRVMYQTCHLVHADLSEYNILYHKNKLYIIDVSQSVEHDHPRSLEFLRMDIKNVSDFFRRKGVETLSERTVFEFIISTDGPATIEASEEMRGAIEKLYTLKPDQAETEQDTAVFRQQFIPQTLEQVYDFERDAEKVQAGEGSDLVYRDLLAGAKSSSKNIPDGEDDQGSDASGGVSVADSASDLEEVPHGEDPFAKKQPRGKRFEDKDSKREHKQRVKEEKRQQRANKMPKHLKKRLVSTSSRKKK, from the coding sequence ATGTCTACTCAAACCCCGAGCACACAGGCAGCAAGCCTTGCAGATGGGCTGTCACCATCCCACACATATGTCCCTAACAGAGGATATGTGAACGCTGAAGGCACAATCCCCGCCATGGCGGGGCAAGACCCCGAGGTgcaagaagtcgaggaggacgaggacgaatACTACGATGATATCTTCGAGGAAGagttggatgaggaggactttACATCATCGAATACTGCAGATCTTACCAAAGCTTACAACCGTCAACGAAAAGTGAACGAACTAGCTGCAGACCCCAATGCGCCCAAATGGACCTACCCGAAGACGAACACCCAGAAACCCACCGTCAATACATATGCATCCGTCGATGATCAGGTGAAATCCTTGACTCGGCATGCGGCTAAGATCAAGCTCGACCATGTGCAGTCTGGATTGGCGGTTCGAGGTGAGCGTGGTGGCGACAGGGCCGACCGAGCAACATCCGAGCAAGTGCTTGATCCACGTACGCGAATGATTCTGTTGCAGATGATCAATCGGAATATCGTTGCAGAGATTCACGGCTGTTTGTCGACGGGTAAAGAAGCCAATGTTTACCACGCCATTTGGTTTcccgacgaggaggagattcAACATCACCGTGCCATTAAAGTCTACAAGACTAGCATTCTGGTGTTCAAGGACAGAGACAAGTACGTTACCGGTGAATTCAGATTCAGACAAGGATACAGCAAAAGCAACAACCGAGCGATGGTTAAGTTGtgggcggagaaggagatgcgGAACCTTCGAAGAATCTACACTGCCGGCATCCCCTGCCCGGAACCAATTCACCTGCGGCTGCACGTTCTTGTCATGGGATTCGTCGGTAACTCCAAAGGTCTACCAGCTCCTCGTCTGAAGGATGTCGAGTTCGACATACCAGAGCCTGAGACAAGATGGCGTGAACTATACATCGAGCTCCTCGGATATATGCGTGTGATGTACCAGACATGTCACTTGGTGCACGCTGATTTGAGCGAGTACAACATACTTTACCACAAAAATAAGCTGTATATCATCGATGTCAGCCAGAGCGTGGAGCACGATCACCCTCGCAGCTTGGAGTTCTTGCGTATGGATATCAAGAACGTGAGCGACTTTTTTCGCCGAAAGGGTGTGGAGACGCTCTCCGAACGTACCGTTTTCGAGTTCATCATTTCCACAGACGGACCTGCCACCATTGAAGCGAGCGAGGAGATGCGTGGCGCGATTGAAAAGCTCTACACACTGAAGCCAGATCAAGCCGAAACTGAGCAAGACACCGCCGTTTTCCGTCAGCAGTTCATCCCTCAGACATTAGAGCAGGTCTACGACTTTGAGCGTGACGCTGAAAAGGTTCAGGCGGGTGAAGGCTCGGACCTTGTCTACCGTGATCTCCTTGCAGGAGCCAAATCATCCTCAAAGAACATCCCTGATGGGGAGGATGATCAAGGATCAGATGCCAGCGGCGGTGTTTCAGTCGCAGACTCTGCATCCGACTTGGAAGAGGTGCCCCACGGAGAAGATCCGTTTGCGAAAAAACAACCGCGTGGTAAGCGGTTCGAGGATAAGGACTCTAAACGCGAGCATAAGCAAAGGgtcaaggaggaaaagcGTCAGCAACGCGCAAACAAGATGCCGAAGCATCTCAAAAAACGGCTCGTCTCTACTTCAtccaggaagaagaaatga
- the sconB gene encoding F-box/WD repeat-containing protein produces MDAHELSFRDGHGSSTSTMKDGCASAEKPHYLPGDSSFTSVFGPSETVEDVETEPGSTQDKPHSFNTQKPIRENLAGKNVAPFLARHIPEQYAPLGSQGGQPVEISSANSKYCYRHRPDLKCRRQADEPTMDKLQRELETLPQSDQQGIAHAWSIFSAAPAKHRKLILQGIMAQCCFPQLSFISATVRDLIRIDFLTALPPEISFKILCYLDTTSLCKAAQVSRRWRALADDDVVWHRMCEQHIHRKCKKCGWGLPLLDRKRLRESKREIERRAATWDVSKQPAGIEGSSATIETAAAGSKRKPESGKEDTAMVKRQCTSIVSQSEQNEDYFKTRYRPWKEVYKDRFKVGTNWKYGRCSTRVFKGHSNGIMCLQFEDNILATGSYDATIKIWDTETGEELRTLKGHQSGIRCLQFDDTKLISGSMDHTLKVWNWRTGECISTYSGHRGGVVGLHFDATILASGSVDKTVKIWNFEDKSTCLLRGHTDWVNAVRVDSASRTVFSASDDCTVKLWDLDTKSCIRTFHGHVGQVQQVVPLPREFEFEDHDVECENDNVSVTSGDSPAASPQALPGFDGQTSDTPSSAFGPAFDDGRPSPPRYIVTSALDSTIRLWETSSGRCLRTFFGHLEGVWALAADTLRIVSGAEDRMVKIWDPRTGKCERTFTGHSGPVTCIGLGDSRFATGSEDCEVRMYSFQT; encoded by the exons ATGGATGCCCATGAACTGTCGTTTCGCGATGGTCACGGATCCTCCACCTCGACTATGAAAGACGGGTGTGCCTCGGCGGAGAAGCCGCATTACCTCCCAGGAGATTCTTCCTTTACATCTGTATTTGGCCCATCTGAGACCGTCGAAGACGTTGAAACGGAGCCCGGATCGACACAGGACAAGCCCCACAGTTTCAACACCCAAAAACCAATACGTGAAAATCTGGCTGGCAAGAACGTCGCACCTTTCCTAGCCAGGCATATCCCCGAACAGTACGCTCCTCTTGGTTCGCAAGGTGGTCAGCCGGTAGAAATCAGTAGTGCAAATTCCAAATACTGTTATCGTCACCGACCGGATTTAAAGTGCAGGCGACAGGCTGATGAGCCGACAATGGACAAGTTACAACGG GAATTGGAAACACTACCACAGAGTGATCAGCAAGGCATCGCGCATGCTTGGTCGATTTTTTCTGCGGCCCCGGCGAAGCACCGAAAACTCATCCTGCAGGGCATAATGGCACAGTGTTGCTTTCCGCAACTGTCTTTCATCTCAGCAACAGTCCGCGATTTGATTCGTATCGACTTCCTCACGGCTCTCCCTCCAGAAATCTCTTTCAAAATTCTATGTTATTTGGACACGACCTCTCTCTGCAAAGCCGCGCAAGTCTCTAGACGTTGGAGAGCAttggccgacgatgatgtAGTTTGGCACCGAATGTGTGAGCAGCATATTCATCGCAAGTGCAAGAAATGTGGTTGGggccttcctcttctcgaTCGTAAACGATTGCGTGAATCTAAGCGCGAAATCGAACGCCGTGCAGCTACATGGGATGTCAGCAAGCAGCCAGCGGGGATCGAAGGCAGTTCGGCTACTATCGAAACTGCAGCGGCAGGATCCAAGCGAAAACCGGAATCGGGTAAAGAAGACACGGCCATGGTAAAACGTCAGTGCACGTCTATTGTTTCTCAATCAGAGCAAAATGAGGACTACTTTAAAACACGATACAGACCGTGGAAGGAAGTGTACAAGGATCGCTTTAAAGTGGGCACAAACTGGAAATATGGGCGCTGCTCCACCCGAGTATTCAAGGGACACAGTAACGGCATTATGTGTTTGCAATTTGAGGACAATATCCTGGCTACTGGGTCCTATGATGCTACGATCAAAATCTGGGACACGGAAACAGGCGAGGAGCTTCGCACCCTAAAGGGACACCAGTCCGGCATTCGCTGTCTTCAATTCGACGACACGAAATTGATTAGTGGCAGCATGGATCATACTCTCAAGGTGTGGAACTGGCGGACAGGCGAATGCATATCTACTTACTCTGGCCACCGTGGAGGTGTAGTCGGCCTGCATTTTGACGCAACTATCCTTGCATCTGGGTCTGTAGACAAGACCGTGAAGATCTGGAATTTCGAGGATAAGTCTACTTGCCTTCTGCGTGGGCACACCGACTGGGTCAATGCCGTCCGAGTTGACTCGGCCTCTCGAACAGTATTTTCTGCCTCCGACGACTGCACCGTCAAACTTTGGGATTTGGATACAAAGTCCTGCATCAGAACATTTCACGGGCATGTTGGTCAGGTGCAGCAGGTTGTTCCCCTTCCTAGGGAATTTGAATTCGAAGATCATGATGTCGAATGTGAGAATGATAACGTTAGCGTCACCTCTGGCGACAGTCCAGCTGCTTCGCCGCAGGCTTTACCTGGATTTGATGGTCAGACCTCGGACACTccctcttctgcttttggCCCGGCTTTCGACGACGGACGTCCTTCGCCACCACGTTACATAGTAACCAGCGCTCTTGACTCGACCATTCGGCTGTGGGAGACCTCGTCCGGAAGGTGCTTGCGAACCTTCTTTGGTCATCTGGAAGGAGTGTGGGCTTTAGCGGCCGACACTCTCCGTATCGTTTCGGGAGCTGAGGATCGCATGGTCAAGATCTGGGATCCCAGGACCGGCAAATGCGAGCGCACATTTACTGGCCATTCAGGACCAGTGACCTGCATCGGCCTTGGCGACAGCCGCTTCGCTACAGGCAGCGAAGATTGCGAAGTGCGCATGTACAGTTTCCAGACCTGA